The Pseudomonadota bacterium region GAGACAGTGATCAGTGCCTTGTGGGAAAACCATAATACTGTCATCCGGACCGGATACGGGGAAGAATTCGATGTCAGGTTTTCTCAAAGAGAAAATTATTTTGATGTGGTGCTCAGCATAAAAAACAATGACATTGGCTTTATCACCTTGAAACAGAAAAACAGCGGCAGATATTCAATTGTCAACGACTCGTCAATCAATCCGCATCCGGCAATAACCCAGACCGCGGGCCATGGGCTTGCAGTAAAAGCAGAGCATCGAAAAAGAGGCATAGGCGCAGCCCTCCTGAGTCTCGGGGTCGGAATT contains the following coding sequences:
- a CDS encoding GNAT family N-acetyltransferase, producing MDYLKAIEYSSNQKDKISNIETVISALWENHNTVIRTGYGEEFDVRFSQRENYFDVVLSIKNNDIGFITLKQKNSGRYSIVNDSSINPHPAITQTAGHGLAVKAEHRKRGIGAALLSLGVGIAQKDYKARSTDEPFEVIATDVTGLGYGCYLHFGFKILPGMKETTAHYRDANRLPELKILRRKAGLLQRLKKRMHRD